The Ahaetulla prasina isolate Xishuangbanna unplaced genomic scaffold, ASM2864084v1 Contig24, whole genome shotgun sequence genomic interval CTTGTATACAATGATAAAATTTCAAAAGTTTTGCTAGTCAGATAAGGCATTTCCTCCATGTCAAATGTTGTAAATGTGACCAAGAACatgcagaaagaaaaatgttaatgTTTATGAATTCAAGGACAAGGGAACTTAGCCCTAAGTTGATTCTTACATATTTATAACATGTAACTTCAACTATGAAGGGAGCAACTGTACTGTATTAAGAGCCACTCATCTGCAAACTCGTGCTTCACCTCCAATATCTAAATAGTGGGCCTTATCCATATGGTGTGATGTGCATCAGTAAGTAAAGTCAAACTGTACTTTGGAGATAGCTACAATCAACATAGCTTTCCTTAGTGAACAACCTGCCTGAAAGTATTTTACAAGTACACTCATCTCCCTTTTCAAGGTTCTtgctacaaaaaaaagaaaaagaaaaaaaagaaagaaaagagaaaaaaaaactttaatccaATCAACAAATGCcataaaaatacatttgaaaaacaATAATCACCCTGTATACAATTGAACTTCAAAAGGTAAATGGtagatgaaaatatttttcattggTTAGAAACATCACACTTCCTTTCTAAAGATGTTTCAACAGGCCTATTTTAAAGATCTACTTTGCAATTCCATTGCGTTGCTCCTTCAGGGAATTATGCAGGCTATAAATCCAGTTTCTGGCCTTCTCTTCATATCAAATTCTGCTATTGTTTCTGCAAAAGTGTACGTTGAACTAAAAgaggaaaataatgaaaaaagttaTATTCTCTGCTACTATTTACTACCTGAACAGACAGAAAATGAAAAACATATAGGCCACAACTGAAAGTTGTTATAGCTCATGTTAAATATAatacttaaaaacctccaagcAGGCTAACATCTTTTCCATCCTTACAGGTAGAGAGTCtcccttttttatttataaaaacactTAAATAACAAACATCCAAGCTATTAATATGGGCttaaataacaaataaacaaactattAATTGGGGTTGAAATGCTTAGAAATTACAGATGGAGAATTATGAAAGGCAAAATCATCTTTCACTACTTGAAGTCCAGTACAGTATTTCAACTGTTACATTTTATCCCACTTAAGGAAGTCACAAAGATATTATGTAGAACTCTTTTTTAGTTTCACATTTGTCTTTTGAAATAGGTGAGCTTAAGACAAACTATAACTTGGCCTTTTAACATAGCAAATTCTCTGGTGCAAAGTCATTATTCTTGACCCACTAAAAGAAAACTGCTGTCAAGCTTCTGACTCATTTCAGCCATAGCCAACTTATAATTATATGTATTACaagtattattttttccagttgatGTTGTAATCCTGAACACACTTGGAAATAGACATCACTAAATGCATTTAGTTCTTTCCAGATTTAAACAGATTGTCCTAAGAAAGTATTTaatactttaaatatttaaagaaagaacTGCTTGTCCAAGATTGTctattctcttcctttttttcctcaaacAGGTGGGttgtaaaatattttcaaggtCTGTCACTCACTTTCCTTTAAAGACTCTTTGTGAGTCTGAGGCATAATTGTAAATGAAGAGGATAGTGGCTGGTACTTTCcttattttaaagttaaaaataaacaaaagtcaAGACAGAAAGGGCAGCTTTGCCTTTATTTTCTTTAGATTAAATGTAATCACTTGGGCTTTATTATCATCCCagttccattatttatttatggcaATTATTCATTTTACTTTAGAaattttcttcattaaaaaaaatcctaaatgacTTTTATTTCCTAATTTTTGACATATATGAGGATTCTTAGATTTCAGGATTCTGATTAAACATTGAAAACAATATTGGGAAAAGTTTTTAATATGCTAGAGAAAAGttgtaagtaaaaataaaatgataaaggacaaatatgcatatataaataaatctggaTTCTCTATGACTTGAAGATTGTTTGAAATTTTGCAAAGTGACAGACAAATGAAAAAAAGATTCCTACAGTCTTCTGTGGAAGGAGCAAAATGAAACCTAATTTGAATAGCATGAACTTTGTTTTACATGTAGTAATTATGTCTGGTTAAATCTACTCTGAACAATGTTTAGTATTTACTATCAAATTCAAACAAGCTTAAATAGCTCCATGCAAATCCCACCTATTTCCAAAAGCCTATTTCAATGGTTTTGGTCCAGTCAGTTCTCTTAACTGAGCTAACTGCATCTAATCTACAATACAAAAATTAGCAATAAAAGAaaagacttacctagtggcaataagaacggcaaaatgggagtatttttccgctcttattgcatcggcagataatcgcccagctgccttgtttagagtgacccgctccctccttttgCGGGGAGCACGGGAGGATCCCTTGCAAGGACGTGttaaggattttggacaatatctgcacgataaaatcgctcagatccaggaCGGGCTGGACgcggattgggtagattcgggcgggaCGACGGAAGTAGGTCTTGAtgaggttatctgggatgagttcgacgTGGTGGCTcctaaggacatggacaggatattggggaggcttaacgcgaccacatgtttattggacccatgtccctcctggttagtactggctgcccgggaggttacatgaggctggcttcaggggattGTCAACGCGTCTTTGATAGAGGGTATCTTCCCcaccgccttaaaagaggcggtggtgaggcccctcctcaagaagccctccctggatccagctgccttagagaattatcgtcctgtctccaacctttgttttgtggcgaaggttgttgagagtgtggtggcgcaacagctcccccagtatctggatgaaactgtctatctagacccgttccagtctggctttcggcctgggtatagcacggagatggctttggtcgcgttggtggatgatctctggagggcccgggacaggggttgttcctctgccctggtcctattagatctctctgtGGCTTTTgataataccatcgaccatggtatcctgctgcgacggctggaggggttgggagtggggggcaccatctttcggtggttctcctcctacctctctgaccattcgcagacagtgttggcaggggggcagagttcgACCGCGAGGcggcctcatgtgtggggtgccacagggtcggttctctcacctctcctgttcaacatttatatgaagccgctaggtgagatcatccgtgcgtttggggtgcaatgtcatctgtacgctgatgatacacagctgtacatttccacccagaaccaccccaacgaagccgctgaagtgatgtcccggtgtctggaagtcgtgcgggtctggatggggaaaaacaggcttcgactcaaccctccaagactgagtggctgtggatgccggattcccggtacagtcagctcactccatcgctgactgtagggggcgagacattggcccccatggaaagggtccgcaatctaggcgtcctcctggatgtacggctgtctttagaagagcatatgacggccgtcgccaggggagctttttatcaggttcgcctgatacgccagttgcgtccttttctagaccaggattccttatgcacggtcactcatgcccttgtcacttcccacctggactactgcaatgctctctacatggggctccccttgaagagcatccggaggctccaactggtccagaatgcggctgcccaggtaatagagggagcaactcgaggctcccatgtaacacctctcctgcacaagctgcattggctgcaggtggtcttccgggtacaattcaaggtgttggttactacctttaaagcgctccatggcttaggaccaggttatttacgagaccacctgctgccaccgattgcctcccatcgaccagtgcgctcccatagggaaggtctcctcagggtcctgtcagtcagacaatgtcgactggtgaccccccagggggagggccttctctgtgggagctcccgccctctggaacgagctgcctccagggattcgtcgactccctgacctctggacctttcgacgcgagctcaagacatttttgttccaccgcgcagggctggcctaataataattttaatggggggttttatcagagttttattagagttttaattatttctaGCTAaactgaattagttttttaacaatgttttaatttttgtattcttcctttttaccttgctgtaaaccgccctgagtccttcagaagggcggtatagaagttaaaataataaataaataaataaataaaatgaagatacTAGGTTGAAGAAAaccatgttttttcccccttaaatggAGCACTGTAGATGTGGCTTAATAAAATTGTCTAGGAGGGAAGCTGCACAAAATCATAAATATAAGCCACTTTTTGCAGGTTAAGAAAGGTGTATATGTAATTCTTAGAAACTCTTTATTTATGACCTTACCAGATGGTGCTGCATGTGCTCCCTGCTGGCTTTCCACAGGAATGTTTTCTTGATCTGTAGAAACAAGCTCAATTAAAATACCTTGCATTCATGTATCTTCAGCTCAGCCTTGAAGAGAGTAACATTCTACATCCACAGTTGATTTCAAATTGTGAGCTTTCTATTACATTGGGAACCATCCAATGTCAATGTAGTTAAAGGAATTATTTTAGGAGATCTTACAACCCCAACTTTTTAGGATTTCAAGTCAAGTTGGCTGTAACTTACCGCTTTGTTTGAAGCAAAGCTTCTTCTTCTGGTATGCTATAAAACTTGAAAGAGCTCCAGCTATTGCCACTACAATGGAACTAATAATGCCAGCTAGCATGCCTGGAGACTCTGTGAAAAGAATTTCCCCCGattaagaattattattattatttagcaaatTATGAGAACATGACAGAACAGAAGTAAACCGGGGTGAAATCCTATGGGTCTGGACCGATTCGGGCAAAccactagggattatgggcatcagtttgccaAACCAATAGTAATTTCcactccttggccccacccacgccCGACCAGTCACCGCTCATCTCTTCCGGccactcgatattccacagaattcaaagttaaatgCAGCAGGGAGTGCTAACTTTTGTCCCTCCATTCATAACGAAGCTgctgcctgtccctttaaggtagtccccaggagggagggggagggggacgggggagcagctggaatggagctgtttttgtgaaaggcaggaaaatgggaaaggggattttcctgcctgtcatccatttctcaatctcagcacaggcTGAGGGAAgggtggtaggcaggaatattcccctccccattttcctgccattcatgacaaagagtggctgggaagggaggggctggtgaggagcccctcaatgtgtgtgatgtcaagttggccatgcccacccagtcacatgacctcccccaacaagccacgcccacagaaccggcagggtaaattttttaatttcaccccgaaGTAAACATATATACACAGTCCATATTATTAGAAGTAAAACTTCTATGGGGGTATGGCAGTGGCCTCATAACTGGATGTCGAATTCAGCTACCCAAGTGATTGCTTCTGGCATTGCTTTATGCAGATTTTCCAGGGAACCAGGGAATGCACATTATGGGCAATATTGTACAATACGTTCAATAGTTTGCATATCAGCACCACAACAAGGGGGATCTTTCCATCCCCATTGATCAAGGGCAGAAGCACTTCTTCTAGTATCACACCTAATTTCGTTCAATTTCAACCAGATAAAGCAAGACAGGTCAAAACCAGGTGATTTGGTAGAGGGATCACTAACTGTCAGAAGGTACCTAAGAATGCTCTCTCCAAGGCATTTTCAGGGTTAAACTGGGTAGATGTTGAGTGAATAGCTTAACATCAGGATGTCAATCTTGTGAAGGGCTGTGCATTGTCCTGGTAAATAAGAAGGGCCTTGTTGTTTAGCATCCTTGACTACAGCCGGATTTTCTTCTAATGTGGGGTGGTATGATATTGCTAATTACTAAGTGCACAGGAGTAGGATGCAATGTGTCAGAGATGATATGTATCGTctggtggagttggacagtgaccATTTGGATGTGGGCGCTATTAAGCCACATGCTGGCACAATGTTCAGCTGTGGAATAAAACAAAGCCAAGGCTGTTGTTTGAAGGATGTTCCAGTCAGCCTGTTCAGTAAATTGTTGCAGCTTTTCAATTTCATGGCTTTTTTTTCTCGGTCTTGCCAGAAGGTTAGTGATCTCTCCAGTGTTAACCCAGGAACTTCAGATAATTATTACATTGTAAAATACAGTTCCGGAATTTCACTGAAGGCTGGTAATTTACATATCTATTGCTGATGCGGAATGTGGCGActtttgtttttattaggctTGATTGGAGACAGCATTTTTTGAAGTAGTCATCCAGCTTCTGGAGATCTTGAGAAAGGATGTCCTTTCCATCACTGAATTTGGTTCTTTGGACTGTGAGATTGATATCATCGGCATAAATAAATTTCCAAGAAGCAGTTTCAGGCAGGTCATGGACGTACAAGTTAAAAAGAGCAGGGGATAGCACTGATTCTTGTGGCTGTCCGTAATTCAACTTGTGATATCTGTGTCTCTTTAATTCTGTGAAAAACTTGAAAGAACCTGTTATTCAACATGTTGTCAATCTAGGTACAAGGTATAATTTTGATTAAGCTGAGCAGAAGTTCTTCTCTTCAGACAGGAGAGATGTCTCTAGGCCACTGAGACATCAGGAAAAACAGagacatttttcattttcttttggaaTCCACTTTCCAGGTAGGAAATTAATACAATGACTTGATTGCTACAACCATgtttggggtgaaatccagcttgTTCTACTTGGATTATAGATTCTACTGTGAGGGCTATTCAGTTTAACACAAGTCTTTCTAAAGGTTTGTAGGTAACTGTTATGGCCTGTCAGCTGCCGGCCCCTCCAGctgccgaatcagaggaggcggcggcgtgggagtcagggccagcatcaaggcaacctgagagctccgaatggagctgtcagagatagagacagaggcagagcctgttcTAtttatcagccctcagatggagagtcaacaactCCCAGGTCTTGAGGTgattgatgaggaagaggaggaacagctgggtttagtgcctgatgcgcagatatgcggaaggcagaggagaggagagcagtggaaatctatgaggcgacccttgggatggaagagccactgctagctctgcaaagccccaccctagctctggggataaacaTGTCATACCACCCCACATTAGAAGACTGGGCAGgaggcagagatgaataggtgtagcagacaactattcatctccctggcagacagacttgttagcctgctgtgtgagaaagagagagagactttttgctggggctgctggggctcctaataaaggaatcattgatttacctacagagggtttgttgtgtttggggtcAGAACAGTAACACAGAGAAAAGCAATTGGCTGTAACTTTAGACAAGGTTGGATCCTTCCCTGGTTTCAAAATTGCAATAGTTTTGGTCTTCTTGAATATAGGAGGAAGCCATCCTGAGTATAGTATGGAACTAAAAAATGAAGCAAGCCTACGTTTAGTTGCTGGTCCACTGTTCTTCAGTATTTCTTTAGTATACTGTCAAATCCTGCAGCTTTTGTAAAGAATCCAGCGTCCTCTACACTTTTTCTGGTGTAAATGGGCATATAAAGCATATGGTGCAAGATTATGCTTCAATAGTCCATGTTCAGATCTAATTTATCTGGCAATTTCTTATAACTTGTCCTTGAAGTAGAGACGAGATGGTTAGCTATGGATTCCACGTGATGGTAAAATGTTTTCTCGATGATACGGATGAGGAGTCCAATTTTCAGATAAGGGACCAAGCTTAAAAGAATTTCCCCCAATTAGAAATCTAACTTTATCTGCCAAGGAACATTCAAAATATGGGAAAGTTAGAACAAGGGATTAAAAGAAAAGCTTACCTGTTTTAGCTCCGGAATCATCCCCACCTTTAACCAAAGAATAGTTGGTTAAAAACAGTTTATTACATATTATAAAGTCATGCTGTATAAGACAGAAAATGGGCTACTTTTGTTACAAAGTAAAGTCGAAACCAggttttttaatgaaataatctTGATGTATGTTTGAAATCAGGAGATCTTCCAAACATTTCAGTTCAAATGGGATGTTTCATATTTGAAACAGTTTAAATCAGCATGTTCTAAGTCCCCATGCTTAAAACCAAGCCTTAAACCTTCCTGTATACTGCATGTACAgagtatagtatttttttttgctgaagtgTTATTCATTACAGAGATGTTCCGATATGTTTGATAATAAGCTACTTTTAAagttaaaacttttaaatttcttacATGAATTCTCCACCACAAAATTGTAGAAAATGAACTTAACTCCCTTCTAACAGtaggaatttaaattaaaatgtgttTGAGAGCTTAGTTTGAATTTGAGTTTTAAGAGCAAATGACATGCCACCAAATAACAAAAATACTACTTACAAATAAAGCATGTAGTAGAAATATTTTCAGTTGTGCAATTAAACTAATATATTTAATTCTCAACTGAAGTACTTCACAGTGACCTCAAATTAATATGGCAAAATAAGGGACCAAATTAACTATTATGTTTGCTCAGAAGGAAGACCATTGTTTCAATTATATAGGAAGAAGCAATATCACTGTCTAGTTTCAGTTTTCAGTTATATTCTTATTTCATCTATTTTTTGCACAAAACTTTTATTTATGATGAAACTATTTTGCCAGGGTTGTTAGAATCAAAGCTGATTTAATAAGTCATAATAGTCATACATGCAATACATTCTGTGCTGTGGCTCTgtcaattctatttttttccaaattttctttTATACCTGATATAGCATGTTTGCGAGTAACAATGAAATAAAGTCTATGTATCTTCTTAGTGTGGCTGCTTGACAACTAATGTCCTGTTAAACAGTATATTATGCTTTTTGCTTTAATAAACATTACTAAATAGATTATAAAATGAATAAGTTGCAGCTTATATGAATTAAAATATTCCTGTTCTGTAGCTGCCTATGAAATATTAAGGACTGCCCTTACATTATTATTAAGAtgggatgtggtggttcagttggctaagactctgagcttgtcaatcgaaaggtcagcagttcagtggttcaaatccctagtgccgcgtaacggggtaagctccccgttacttgtaccagcttctgccaacctaacagtttgaaagcatgtaaaaaatgcaagtagaaaaatagggaccacctttggtgggaaggtaacagcgttctgtgtgattttggtgtttagtcatgcaggccacatgaccacggagaggtcttcggacagcgctggcacttcggctttgaaatggagatgagtaccgccccctagagtcgggaacaactagcacatatgtgtgaggggaacctttacctttttacattATTAAAAAACATGATGgcttaaatagttgattttaaattggggttttattaatatttaaaatttttaaatctattttaattttcagccatttagtaatagttttattttaaattctttttaattgtatatatcttgtattttattttggctgtacaccgccctgagtccttcgggagaagggcggtataaaaatttaataaaataaataaataaataaataaaataattgaccttccttttcaataaaaaaagttcaCAATCCTGGGAGGAAGATTTTACTAAATCATTAATCCACGTGCACCTCAAAAACAAATGAATACGAAAAGAAAACTAATGCAGTAAGAAGTATCTGATGCACCAGTTTTGAAGAAACGTTTAgtgcaagaaaagaaatatatgctcATAACAGCCTACATACCTGAGGAAGGATTCGAAGGATGgcctagattaaaaaaaagtgtataaTAATAGTATGAGAAGCAACAGTCACATTATATTCGAAACACTCAAATTATGCTATTATGAGATAACTGAGAATCAAATAATAAGTTTCTATTAGTTTTACATGCAAGCCTACACATGAAACCAGGAGCTGGTCCTACAGAGTAGCAATACAAGTAGACTTTGTTTAATAATCTATCTATATTGCTTTTATAGAGACTATTTATAGTATTACCAGGACaggggtggtgcagtggttagaatgcagtattgcaggctaattcagctcactgccaggagttcagtcctcactggctcaaggttgactgagccttccatccttccgaggtcggtaaaatgaagactcagatcgttaggggcaatatgctgactctgtaacctgcttagagagggctataagtttaagtgctattgctattacaacaataaggaaagaaaaactttGTGACCAGCCCTCATATTTGAAGTTTATAAAGCAAAGAATAGCTAAGCTAAGCATACAGGTAATACCGAGGTTACGAGGTTAGCGAACTTTCAAAGTTACACGGTAAGTGCCCCCTAGTGTTTGTTAACAAGTTCTGAAACTACGAATACTGCAGCACCACAGCCGTTGTTCGCCTTTACAAACAACCGCAGAGGCTGTGCAACATTCGTCCTACATGCTTCCCCTGGCTTGttgcagccaaaatggagcttccaAGGGCTGGATCCATctctcagaagctccattttggtCTGCAACAGGCCGGGGGAGGCCCACTGACAGCCAGAGTGTCAGAGGGCCGAATCCGCCCCTTGGAAGCTCCATTCGGTCTGCAACAGGTTGGGGAGGCCCAAATGGGGCATCAGAGAGGCAGATTCGCCCCTCAGAATCTCCATTTCAGCCAGCAACCTGCCAGGCAAGACCTGCGGAGGCCCGAATGGAACTGCAGAGGGGTGCACATGGCtaagaggctggagaggagactgcttgctagatcttcacaaggtaagtTATCTGGCGCAGCaggttgggtgggtgggaagcAATTGTagggagcatgaggtatttcagtgagTCGGGGAGGTGAGTCTTAGGCAGGTAGCCTGCCATCACTAGGtccccccatggccttccccaccttgaaatacctcatgtgcattTAACGAGCCTCACATTTGATTAGTAAATGTGTGGGCGAAAGGAGGGAGTGGTCCCATTCAAGGTACAAGATTCACTCCCACGAATCCTCGGGTTACGAATGGAATGGAGACTGTCCATTCcattcgtaactcgaggactacctgtataagcacAGTGGCAGTTTCACTTAGGAaccacttcacttaacaaccaagttactggtcccaattatggttgctaaatgaTGATATGTAAAAACACTGCTCTGCTTAAATATGTTTTAGAAAAACAACTCCAacgtttttaagaaaaaagcaaGCTATTAAAAATGGGAGACATATCAAAGTTATAAAGAAACATTATAGCAATTAATGCAGCATATCATCAGACCCAAGCAATGTGTCACATGCATGTTAGCATAGGGATTGCCGTGAATGCTTCTTTGCAACAACAATTCTGTCAGCCTACATTTTTGTATTAATTTATCTGTGAGTAAAACTTATGGAGCCCACTGGGATTTTTAAACAATACTGTGCAAGACTGCACTGCAATGACTGCATTTGACCCTATTTCTAAAATATGGTCTTTAAAATAATGTATCTTTAGAACAGAACAATATGAATATGAAGATATATAGTCTCATTTAAGGACACTTTCAGCCTTCTTAGCAAATATAATCCAAcatgaaatgtttatttattttaattttatttatttacctcccATCTAGATTTTGCAAAAGATGAGTATAAAAAACCTAATTTTTTCTAAGATGAAATCAAAACTAAAATTTCATACTagaacatatatacacacacggcTTTAGTTTTGttccaaaaaacaaataaacttaatataataaatttaatgaatttaaTATAATGAACTTAATATAATGAATGGAACCAATGTCAATCAAATCTGAAGTTAAacttgaattcctggatagcataTTTTTTATGAATACACTTTACaatattttcctatttttccatttaatatatatacaacaaatccAAAAGCTTACAGAACACTatactaatattttaaatatagtgaATATTTGAAACATACCTGATTGTGGATTCTCAGGTGGCAAGTCACCATCTAATAAATCTGCATCTTCAAATCCTTTAATAATAACAAAAGGAGTAAAAGCACACTTTAAATGTATGTAATGTATTCCCCAATTTGCATAATGGAGTTTTACATCATTTCCAACTTCAGTCATTACATTAAGAAGCTTAACTACATCTCAGATTCATTTTTTTGTTGCTATCTAAATACCAAAAATGTTTCTGAATTAATAATGTTTCATAATTATGAATAAACAGGTATCAACAAAACAATACTTTGCATGTGGGCTGTGCAAATCCTTTGGAATGGTATTTCAGAACATGTGGGAACATCTATTAACCATCTCTTTCAAAATCAAAGCACATTTATTCAGATTTATTTACCGACACTGACATAAAACATGCAACATACCATAAACtaaattgttaaaaagaaaaaaaccatggCTAATTGCCCTCCCAATATTAGTCGCAGATGATATAATTGTATCCAGAATTTCCTCATAGTAATCATAActgaacagtattttttttagatttctatGGATTTATCAAGTAAGAAAAATGTATTCACTTAGATTGTACAACTGAAGTGATTTAAAAAGAGCATTATTTATCAAGTACAAAATACAAAGAATATTATTTACAAAAAAGCATATTCATTCACTACATACAGCAGAACTTATCAAGATGATTCAATGGCACTCCGCACACAGGGACAAATTCAGTCCCAGAAGGGAAGATTCATAAGAATAAAAGAGCCGAAGTGGGAAGGGGCCATGCTCTTACAACACATATAGGAGTTGAAGACAAGTATCACAATCTAATCTGATTAGGGTGGAGATGGCAGGCAGAAAGATGAGACATAGCACAAGCAAGAAGTATTTGTCAGATACTGTGAAGACATTCAAATAGAGGGAAAACAAGAGCCTTTCTCAAccaaaatacagaataataagagttggaagggaccctggaggttttctagtACCACCTGCTGCacaaaaagggacgcggtggctcaggggctaggatgttgagcttgtcgatcgaaaggtcggcagctcagcggttcgaatccctagtgctgccatgtaacagggtgagctcccgttacttgtcccagcttctgccaacctagcagtttcgaaagcacataaaaatgcaagtagaaaaaatagggaccacctttggtgggaaggtaacagcgttccatacacttttggcattgagtcatgccggccacatg includes:
- the LOC131187303 gene encoding CD99 antigen-like — its product is MHLKLMTIGISSTFTYIFFIGQDTFDLGDALETNAPTRRPSAVTKKPSDGFSLEDAINGDDDSPKATAPPPKPKPGSHGHSGGFEDADLLDGDLPPENPQSGHPSNPSSGGDDSGAKTESPGMLAGIISSIVVAIAGALSSFIAYQKKKLCFKQSDQENIPVESQQGAHAAPSVQRTLLQKQ